From a region of the Gordonia westfalica genome:
- a CDS encoding endonuclease domain-containing protein, with product MQTVCDSHRVQLDRHGELRPDTWSKEWVCVVCGAGVPKGSGRRKHCSRGCQQTDSRYNGRRPTTAKCRLCGQDFSLQRRTGARLQRTDTQWCRTCGRESPEARRYLKYGITPEEYAAAMNRGCDICGERVGALHIDHDHSCCPPRSKQWRTCGQCVRGFLCGSCNRGLGLLKDDPNVLRSAIEYLGRKA from the coding sequence ATGCAGACGGTGTGCGACTCGCACCGGGTTCAGCTTGATCGCCACGGCGAACTCCGGCCGGACACGTGGTCGAAGGAATGGGTGTGCGTCGTTTGCGGGGCAGGTGTCCCGAAGGGGTCGGGGCGCCGTAAGCACTGCTCGAGGGGCTGTCAGCAAACCGACTCTCGATACAACGGGCGTCGCCCAACGACGGCGAAATGTCGGCTATGCGGGCAGGACTTCTCCCTACAGCGGCGCACCGGGGCGAGGCTTCAGCGCACCGACACTCAGTGGTGCCGCACCTGCGGTAGAGAATCCCCCGAAGCGCGCCGATATCTGAAGTACGGAATCACCCCGGAGGAGTACGCGGCCGCGATGAATCGGGGCTGCGACATCTGCGGCGAGCGCGTGGGGGCGCTACATATCGACCATGACCACAGCTGCTGCCCTCCACGGAGTAAGCAGTGGCGAACCTGCGGGCAGTGCGTCCGCGGATTCCTCTGCGGATCGTGCAACCGCGGATTGGGCCTACTGAAGGATGACCCGAACGTGCTGCGAAGCGCGATCGAGTACCTCGGTCGAAAGGCCTAG